A single Marinilabiliales bacterium DNA region contains:
- a CDS encoding ABC transporter ATP-binding protein, translating into MKIIQTQNLTKIYNSDMVPVRALHNVSVDFEEREFTAIVGPSGSGKTTLLNMLGGLDKPTEGNIMIDGTDITSLKESKLIDFRLHNIGFVFQSYNLLPVLTAKENVSFIMLLQKVDKRDMENRAVELLKQVGLEDKMDVRPAKLSGGQQQRVAVARALASKPRFILADEPTANLDTESAFNLLDIMARLNREENITLIFSTHDRRVIERARRVITLVDGAVASDEHFEREEVEEKA; encoded by the coding sequence ATGAAAATAATTCAGACACAAAATCTTACCAAAATTTACAACAGCGATATGGTGCCGGTTCGTGCACTTCATAATGTAAGTGTTGATTTTGAAGAGAGAGAATTTACCGCGATCGTTGGTCCCTCGGGCAGTGGCAAAACAACCCTTCTCAATATGCTGGGAGGCCTCGACAAGCCAACAGAAGGAAATATCATGATTGATGGCACTGATATCACTTCGTTGAAAGAATCTAAACTGATAGACTTCAGGCTGCATAACATTGGATTTGTTTTCCAGAGCTATAACCTGCTGCCAGTTCTTACAGCAAAGGAAAACGTGTCGTTTATTATGCTGTTGCAGAAAGTTGACAAAAGGGATATGGAAAACCGTGCAGTTGAGCTTCTGAAGCAGGTGGGACTTGAGGATAAAATGGATGTGAGGCCCGCCAAGCTCTCAGGAGGGCAGCAGCAACGGGTGGCTGTTGCCAGAGCCCTGGCATCCAAACCCAGGTTTATCCTTGCCGATGAACCAACTGCGAACCTCGACACAGAGTCGGCCTTCAACCTGCTGGATATCATGGCCAGGCTGAACAGGGAAGAGAACATCACCCTCATCTTCTCAACGCACGACCGGAGGGTTATTGAAAGGGCCCGTCGTGTAATAACACTGGTTGACGGAGCAGTGGCCAGCGATGAGCATTTTGAAAGAGAAGAGGTAGAAGAGAAGGCCTGA